Genomic DNA from Flavobacterium sp. N502540:
AGTAACTTAAAATCCTGAAACACAATTCCGATTTTACGTCTCAAATAAGGGATTTCACTTTCTTTTAAAGTCGCCAGATCAAATTCAACGATATGTCCTTCACCCTCAGTTAAAGGTAAATCACCATAAAGCGTTTTCATGAAACTACTCTTTCCGGAACCTGTTTTTCCAATTATATAGATAAATTCACCATGCTGAACATCTAAATTAATGTGAGATAAAATTTTCTTTCCTTCCTGATATATAGTGACTTCTTTAAGAGACAGTACGGTTTGCGACATAATAAAATTAATTTGAATGGTAAAAGTAATAAGATAACGCTTGGATTCAAAATAAATTTTAATCATTTCTGTGAGGAATTTCAAAAAAACAGCCACAGATTAAAGAATTAGAATGATTTTATTCCTTTTATTAAAGTTAATTTTTCAATCTGTGAGAAGCTGTGAAATCTATGTCAAACATAACAGAATCGTTATTTTAATTGTAAAACAGAAAAATATTTCTGTAAAGTTTGAGAACCAATCTTTTGGCGTTTACTATGCGGTTTAATAATTACGATTAAAATATTTATTCATAATAAAGTCAAGGAACGTTTCGTTATAAACGGTATAAAATGATACATTTGAATACTAAATATAATTAAAATGCGTAAACTTCCCTGGTTCTTTTTACTCCCAATTATCCTTTTCTCAACCATAGTTTCGGCACAAAAATCAGCTATTTATACTTACGACTTAAAGGATTTTGACAAAGCACTGGCTTTGTACAATGACAAACAATATGCTTCGGCTCAACTTATTTTCGAGTATGTAAAAAATAATGCAACAACTGAGGAAGTTCAATCCGATTGTGCTTATTATATCGCCAATTGCGCTATTCGAACGAATAAAGTAAATGCCGATGCGCTGATGGAGAAATTTGTACACGATTATCCGACAAGTACAAAACAAAATCAGGCGTATATTGAAGTGGCTCAGTATTTTTTTGAGCAGGGAAATTACCCGAAAGCGTTGCAATGGTTTGATAAAGTAGATGAAAGTTACATGAGCAAATCAGACTCGGATAAATTTAATTTTCAGAAAGGATACAGTTATTTCAGTGCTAAAAAGAAAAAGGAAGCGACTACTTATTTTAACAAAGTGGTAAATTCTGCTGATTTTGGTTCTCAGGCCAAATATTACTTGGGATTTATGGCGTATGAAGGAGATGATTATAAAGAAGCAACGAAATATTTTGATGAAGTTTCAGGCGAAGAAAAGTACAAAGAAAAGCTTTCGTATTATCAGGCCGACATGAATTTTAAGTTGGGGAGTTTCCAAAAAGCAATCGATTTGGGGCAAAAAGCCATGAGTAAATCGAATGATTTGGAAAAGTCAGAACTGAACAAAATTATTGGAGAAAGTTATTTCAATTTAAAGCAATATGGTAAAGCGATTCCGTTTTTAGAGCAATATGCCGGTAAAAAAGGGAAGTGGAATAATACCGATTTCTATCAATTGGGATATGCGTATTACGAACAAAAAGAGTATGAAAAAGCAATTTCCCAATTCAATAAAATTATTGAAGGAAAAGATTTTGTCGCTCAAAATGCCTATTATCATTTAGGTTTAGCATATTTAAATACAGGTAAAAAGCAGGAAGCTTTAAATGCGTTTAAAAATGCTTCTGAAATGGATTTCAATGCGCAAATTCAGGAAGACGCAGCGTTAAATTATGCAAAACTGAGTTATGAAATTGGGAATGCCTATCAAACGGTACCAGGAATTTTGCTTGATTTTTTAAAGAAATATCCAAATAATTCAAGCAGATCTGAGGTAGAAAAATTATTGGTTGATTCTTATATTTCTTCTAAAAACTACAAAGAAGCACTTTTGTTATTAGAAAAAAACAGGTCGGCAGAGAATAAAGCGGCTTATCAAAAAGTGCTTTTCTACAGAGGTTTAGAATTGTACAATGAATCTAATTATCCCGAAGCAGGGAAAATGTTTAAAAACGCTGTCAGCGAACAAAAGACTCCTGAATTTACGGCTCGTGCGACTTTTTGGAAAGCCGAGACGGAATATATGACCGATGATTTTCAGAATGCTTTACTAAGCTACAAGCAGTTTGCAGGGTTGGCTGCAGCGAAAACTACTAATGAGTATAAAAACATCAATTATAATATTGGCTATGCTTATTTTAAACAAAAAGAATACGATCAGGCAGGGAATTCTTTTCAGGCACAAATTGACAATTCGAAGGAAGACAAAGTACGTTTGAACGATTCGTATTTGCGTTTGGGCGATTGCCGATTTGTGAGTTCGAAGTACAGTGCGGCAAATGAAGCGTACTCCAAAGCCATTGAAGCAAAAGGTGTTGACGCCGATTATGCACAGTTTCAAAAAGCAATTTCTTACGGATTTATGTCTAAAAATGATAAGAAAGCCGATGAATTGAGTAATTTCCTTCAGATGTATAAAAAGTCGTCTTATCGGGATGATGCTTTATACGAATTAGGGAATACTTATGTAACAGAGAAAAAGAACGATCAGGCACTTAAAACCTACGATCAGCTAATTTCAGAATTTAAAAACGGTTCTTTTACTTCGAAAGCCATTTTAAAGCAAGGATTGATTTATTACAATTCAGATCGTGATGATCAGGCTTTGGTGAAGTTTAAAAAAGTAGCAGCAGAGTTTCCTAAAACTCCCGAAGCTTTAGAAGCCGTTTCGACTGCCAGATTGATTTATGTCGACTCAGGAAAGGTGGATGAATATGCAACCTGGGTACGTACTTTAGATTTTGTTGCGGTTACTGATGCCGAATTGGATAATGATACTTATGATGCGGCTTTCAAACAATATAGTCAGAACAACAGTAAGCAAGCCATAACTGGTTTTACAGGTTATGTGAGTAAATTTCCGAAAGGAATGCATGCGCTGGAAGCTAACTTTTATTTAGCACAATTGTATTTTGCCGAAGGATCGGAAACAAAATCAGTGACAAATTATCAATATGTAATTGATCAGCCAAGAAGTGAATTTACAGAGCAATCGTTGAGCAGACTTGCTCAGATTTTCCTGAAAGCAAAAGATTGTGATCAATCGATCCCGGTTTTAGTACGTTTAGAAAACGAAGCTGATTTTCCTCAGAATAAAAACTTTGCACAGGCCAACCTGATGAAATGTTACTATGACAAAAAAGATTACGACAATTCTGTAGTGTATGCTGATAAAGTATTGCAAAACGCAAAAGCCGATGCAAATGTAAAGGCCGATGCACAAATTATCGTGGCGCGTGCGGCAATGCAAACTGGAAACGAAGACAAAGCCAAAACGGCCTATGCTAAATTATCGGCAACTTCGAAAGGAGAATTAGCAGCGGAAGCATTGTACTATGATGCTTATTTTAAAACTAAAGAAGGAAAATTTGATGCTTCAAATGTTTCAGTACAAAAGCTGGCTAAAAACTATTCGGCTTACAAATATTACGGAGCGAAAAGTTTGGTGCTGATGGCAAAGAATTTTTACGGATTAAAAGACAGTTATCAGGCAACTTATATTTTAGACAACGTCATTAACAATTTTACCGATTATCCGGATGTTGTTGAAGAAGCTAAGAAAGAGTTAAGTGCTATAAAACTAGAAGAGTCGAAAACGAATTCGTCGATCACGAAGTAAGTGTTATAGGGAGAAAGAGAATAGATGTAAGAGTAAAGAGGCAAGAATATAGAATAGAAGTCTTGTATCTTGGTTCTATCATCTAAATAAAAAAAAAAGAAAAAGTTTATGAGTTTACCATTTTATATAGTTGATGTTTTTGCCGATAAAAAATATACCGGAAATCAGTTAGCTGTTTTTACGGAAGCGGGGAATCTAAGTACTGAAGAAATGCAGCAGATAGCATGCGAGATTAATTTTGCAGAAAGCACCTTTATAACAAAGCTTGACAAAGAAAAAAATAAAGCAGAGATCAGAATATTTACCCCTGCTCATGAAATGCAATTTGCGGGACATCCTATAATTGGAACTTCATGGGTTTTAATCAACAAAATATTTGATAATTCCCCTGAGAATATCACATTAGAAGTTCCTATTGGACCAATTCCGATTCATCAGTCTGAAGATTTAATTTGGTTAAAAGCAGCACAGCCTAAGTTTTGGGATATTTATGCAAAGGAAGACTTCACCTTATTCAGCAATCTGAAAAAAGAAGATTTCGAGAATCAATTCCCAATTCAGGAAGTAACGACCGGAAGTGCTTTTGTGATGGTTGGACTGAGCAATAAAAGAGCATTGGAAAATTTGGTTTTAGATAAAGATAAAGCAGATGAATGGATGAAAAACAATTGCAAAACAGCTCACAGAGCCTTGTATTTTTATTATCTGGAAGACTCAAAATTGTTTAGCAGAATGTTGTGTATCGAACACAATCAATTGGTTGAAGATGCAGCAACCGGAAGCGCAAGTACTTGTTTACAGGCTTTTCTTTTAAAATATCATTTACCGCAATTTGAAATGATCAATTATCAGGGAGATTATATCAATCGTCCGTCTCAAATTTATTTTAAAGGGAAATTGACCGAAAATCAATTTGATATCAAAATAGGAGGGAAAGCTCAGTTTGTTGCAAAAGGAGAGTGGGAAGTTTAAGAAAATAGAGTAAAGAGAATAGAATAAAGAAGGTAGAATTATAGAGTAAAAAGAAAATTAAGAAAAGGAGGGAAGTCTGTACTCTTTATTCTATTCTCTTTCCTCTCAAAAAAAAGATATATGAAAATTAATTGCCAGAATAAAATCATCATTTTACTAGTAGTGTTTGTTGTCCAGCTTTCGTTTTCGCAAAAGAAGAATGAAACAATCGGTACAGAGACAGTAAACGTAGTAAAGCCCTATTCGCCAACGATTTCAGATGCTTTCAAAGTAAAAGAAACTCCTTCGCTTGACGATAGCGGAAATCAGCCAAAAGAAACGATAAAGTACAGTATTTTATCTGTTCCTGTCGCCTCTACCTTTACGCCTTCAAAAGGAAAAGCGGAAGGTGTTGAGAAATCTAAAAAAGAAAAATTATTTAACAATTATGCTACGCTAGGAGTAGGGAATTACGGAACTTTAAACGCTGAATTATTTGTCAATCAGGATTTAGGAAACAACGATTATGTGGCAGGTATGTTTCGTCACCATTCTTCTCAGGGAGGAATTAAAGGAGTAGAATTAAACGATGAGTTTTATGATACAGCATTGAATGTAGGATATGGGGTAAACAATCGTGATATGTCATGGAATGTCGATCTGGGTTATCAGAATCAATTGTACAACTGGTACGGTTTACCGGCTGATTTTGGGTCAACTTTAGCAGGACAAATGCGCGATGATTTAATAAGAGGAATTAATCCAAATCATTCGTATAATACCATTTCTTTAGGTGGTAATGTTGCTTTTACGGAAGGTGTTTTCAGTAAGATTTCGACAAAGTTTACGCATTTTTCAGATAGTTTTTCGTCATCAGAAAACCGTTTTTATGTAAAACCTTCTTTTAAGGTAGATATAATGGACCAGGCCATCAATACCAATATTATTGTAGATCACGTAAGCGGATCTTTCGAACATAATTATGCGTATGATAATACGAAGCCTTTGAAATACAGTCTGACTAATTTTGGAATTGAACCAAGTTTTGTAATGTTAGAAAATGATTGGACACTGGAGTTGGGAGCGGGTTTGTTTTATGGTTTGGATTCTGAAAACAGCGGAAACAAATTTTATATTTATCCAAAAGTAAATGCTTCCTATAAGCTGGTAGGAGATTTGATGATTTTTTATACAGGAGTAAATGGAGGTTTAAATCAAAATTCCTATGCTGATTTTGTGACTGAAAATCCGTTTTTATCTCCAACACTTTTAGTGAAACCTACCAATAATCAATATACTGTTTTTGCAGGTTTAAAAGGAAAGTTGGCCAACAATGTCAGTTACAATCTTACCGGTTCTTATTTAAATGAAAAAGATAAAGCACTATACAGAAGCAACGATTACACAGAAGATTTTTCTAATCAAAATTATGGTTTTGGAAACTCTTTTGGAGTGATTTACGATGATATCAGAACCTTCCGTTTTTATGGGGAATTAAAAGCTGATTTTTCTCAAAATGTTTCTTTCGGAATCAATGGAACCTTCAACAGTTACAAATATGATGGTATAGAAGCATGGAATTTGCCTTCTATGAAATTGAGTTCTAATCTGGATGTAAATATCACGAAACAATGGTATGCGGGACTGAATGTTTTCTTTGTGGGAGAACGAAAAGACATGCAGTCGAATGTAAATTTAGGAACCGATCCGGTGATTACAACACTAAAAAGCTATTTTGATGCCAATGCCCATCTGGGTTATAAATACAACGAGCGTTTGACCTGTTTCCTGAAATTGAATAATATAGGGAATCAGGCCTATGAAAAATGGCTGAATTATCCGGTACAAGGATTTCAGGTAGTAGTTGGAGCAAACTACAAATTCGATTTCTAGAAAAGGTTCTGGATACAAGGGCATAAAGTTTTTAAGCCACGAATTCACGAATAGTATTAGTTATTTTTGTGAATTCGTGGCTATTTTTTTTGAGACTGTATAAAAAACCTTTGCATCTTTGCATCTCAGAACCTTAGTGCCTTAAAAAAAATGGAAATTAAACTCAGACAAGAAAATCAAAACGATCACAAAAGTGTTTTTAACCTCATTGAGAAAGCTTTTGAAAAAGAAGAATATAGTGACCATAGAGAACAGTTTTTGGTTGAAAGATTAAGGAAATCGGATGCTTTTATTCCGGAATTATCTATTGTTGCCGAAGTGGAGAATGAAATGGCAGGGCATATTTTATTGACGAAATTAGAAATTAAAAACGATACAGAATCTTTTGAATCTTTGGCATTGGCTCCTGTTTCAGTGTTACCAAAATTTCAAGGAAAGGGAATTGGTTCGAAACTTATCGTGCACGCTCATGAAGTCGCGAAAGAATTAGGATATAAATCAGTGATCTTATTAGGACATCCCGATTATTATCCGAGATTTGGTTATGAACTTTGTGAAAAATACAATATCGAAATGCCTTTCGATGTTCCGGCAGAAAATTGCATGGTGATTCCTTTAACCGAAAATGGATTGTCAGGAGTAAGCGGAAAAGTAGTTTATCCAACGGCTTTCTTTGAATAAAAAATAAAACAAAGAGAAAAAACATTTGCAACTTTGTAACTTAGAAGCTCAGTATCTTTAGTAGTTGGGGTAAACTATAAGTTTAGTTTTTAGGAAAGATTCGAGAGAGAAAATGGTATAAAGTTTTTTAATCTACGTATTCGTGAATATTTTTTTGTGAATTTGTGGCTATCTTTTTTGAGACTGTATAAAACCTTTGCACCTTTGCAACTTAGAACCTCAGTACCTCCAAAAAAACTCATTTCATTAAAAGAGCTGTATAATGACAGAAGTATTTAAAATTCTTGAAACCTATAAAACACAATATAAAAATCCTATTACTCTCGATAAGGGTGAGATTGTAAAATTAGGAGAAGAGGAAACAGAAGAAAAGTGGAAAGGGTGGATTTGGGCAGATAACGGAATTAATGGAGGCTGGGTACCCATTCAGATACTTGAAATTTCTGAGGATAATAAAGAGGCTAAAGTTTTAGAATATTACACTGCAAAAGAGCTCGATGTTGATAAAGACGATGAAATTTTAAAAATTAAAAGTTTAAACGGCTGGACATGGGCAAGAAAAATTATAAGTAATGATGAAGGATGGATTCCTGATGAAATAATAGGTTAAGCGTGTTTTTTTTTCATTTCTAATTTTAACCTTTGCACCTTTGCAACTCAGAACCTAAAAAAAATGACTTTCAAACAAAAAATACACACACATTACCTGCAAATGGTTCAGGATCGAATTGATGTTTTTAGAGATATGATTTCGGCTCTGACCGAAGATTCTAAAAACGATGCAAAGGGGTCTGCCGGAGACAAGCATGAAACCGCTTTGTCTATGATGCATATTGAGCAGGAAAAATTAACGAATAAATTGAAAGAAGCAATAACTCAAAAAGCAGTTTTAGACAAAATTGATGCTTCAAAAACAACCGAAAATATCATTTCGGGAAGTTTGGTAAAAGCCAACGGAATCTTTTTGTATGTAAGTGTGGCACTTCCTAAAATTAATATTGAAGGCACAAATGTTATTGCTCTTTCACCTCAATCTCCTTTAGGCGCCCATTTAATGGGGAATAAAGTTGAATTTCAGTTTGAGATTAATAAGACGCATTATACTATTGAAAGTGTTGAATAATAAACGAAGCTTATTATTGCTTTAATAATGCGATAAGATTTTTATTTAGATTTTTAGTGTCTGAACCTAATATCGAAAAGAATTTTTTATCAAAATTTTCTACAGTTACGATTGCCTTTTTTGCAATTTCTTTGCCTAAATCAGTAAGTACAACAACTTTTGCTCTGGTATCTGTAGCGTGTTCTTGTCTTTTAATGTATTTTTTTTGTTGTAAAGTTCGAAGCACTGTAGAAGTTGTCATTGGATCTATTTTTGTGTGTGACGATAGTATAATTTGTGTCACTTCTTGTTTATGAAGAGTAAGCCAGTGTATACTCGCCATAAGCACAAATTGTGAATGAGTTATTTTGTATTGTTCTAAAGCTTTTTTAATTTCTCGCTGCCATAGATTAGTTACCTGCCACAACAAAAAACCAGAACTATCGTCTGGTTTCTCTACACTAAAAGTGTTATCTGTTGATTTAGTCATTTTAAGTTTTTTATTTTAAATTTATGAAGATCCTCTCATTATAAAATCATTTTTGAAGCTATAAAGTTAAAATCATTTTTATTTATTTCAAAGAAACCGTATCGAAATGGATAACCCCAATGTTTTTTGTACGGGATAAATTCAAGATTTTCAATTATTGGAAGTATAGAAACTTCATTGCATTTTAAGAATTCTATATTTCTTCTAAATGGCTTGAATTGTTCTGTCATTTGAAAGGAATAAATATGATCATCAATGACTTTTCCTATAGCAGTAAACATTTGGTACTTTTTATTTTCTTTCATTGTTATCTTAGAAGAATATATTATGATATAATCATCTTGTTTCATTCTTTTCAAAGGGGCTTCTTTTCCATGACAGACCTGAATGAAATTACCATTAATGGCTAGTTTTACATGTTTT
This window encodes:
- a CDS encoding GNAT family N-acetyltransferase — translated: MEIKLRQENQNDHKSVFNLIEKAFEKEEYSDHREQFLVERLRKSDAFIPELSIVAEVENEMAGHILLTKLEIKNDTESFESLALAPVSVLPKFQGKGIGSKLIVHAHEVAKELGYKSVILLGHPDYYPRFGYELCEKYNIEMPFDVPAENCMVIPLTENGLSGVSGKVVYPTAFFE
- a CDS encoding MarR family winged helix-turn-helix transcriptional regulator: MTKSTDNTFSVEKPDDSSGFLLWQVTNLWQREIKKALEQYKITHSQFVLMASIHWLTLHKQEVTQIILSSHTKIDPMTTSTVLRTLQQKKYIKRQEHATDTRAKVVVLTDLGKEIAKKAIVTVENFDKKFFSILGSDTKNLNKNLIALLKQ
- a CDS encoding EVE domain-containing protein, encoding MSRYWIATISKKHVKLAINGNFIQVCHGKEAPLKRMKQDDYIIIYSSKITMKENKKYQMFTAIGKVIDDHIYSFQMTEQFKPFRRNIEFLKCNEVSILPIIENLEFIPYKKHWGYPFRYGFFEINKNDFNFIASKMIL
- a CDS encoding PhzF family phenazine biosynthesis protein — translated: MSLPFYIVDVFADKKYTGNQLAVFTEAGNLSTEEMQQIACEINFAESTFITKLDKEKNKAEIRIFTPAHEMQFAGHPIIGTSWVLINKIFDNSPENITLEVPIGPIPIHQSEDLIWLKAAQPKFWDIYAKEDFTLFSNLKKEDFENQFPIQEVTTGSAFVMVGLSNKRALENLVLDKDKADEWMKNNCKTAHRALYFYYLEDSKLFSRMLCIEHNQLVEDAATGSASTCLQAFLLKYHLPQFEMINYQGDYINRPSQIYFKGKLTENQFDIKIGGKAQFVAKGEWEV
- a CDS encoding TonB-dependent receptor, whose amino-acid sequence is MKINCQNKIIILLVVFVVQLSFSQKKNETIGTETVNVVKPYSPTISDAFKVKETPSLDDSGNQPKETIKYSILSVPVASTFTPSKGKAEGVEKSKKEKLFNNYATLGVGNYGTLNAELFVNQDLGNNDYVAGMFRHHSSQGGIKGVELNDEFYDTALNVGYGVNNRDMSWNVDLGYQNQLYNWYGLPADFGSTLAGQMRDDLIRGINPNHSYNTISLGGNVAFTEGVFSKISTKFTHFSDSFSSSENRFYVKPSFKVDIMDQAINTNIIVDHVSGSFEHNYAYDNTKPLKYSLTNFGIEPSFVMLENDWTLELGAGLFYGLDSENSGNKFYIYPKVNASYKLVGDLMIFYTGVNGGLNQNSYADFVTENPFLSPTLLVKPTNNQYTVFAGLKGKLANNVSYNLTGSYLNEKDKALYRSNDYTEDFSNQNYGFGNSFGVIYDDIRTFRFYGELKADFSQNVSFGINGTFNSYKYDGIEAWNLPSMKLSSNLDVNITKQWYAGLNVFFVGERKDMQSNVNLGTDPVITTLKSYFDANAHLGYKYNERLTCFLKLNNIGNQAYEKWLNYPVQGFQVVVGANYKFDF
- a CDS encoding tetratricopeptide repeat protein, which encodes MRKLPWFFLLPIILFSTIVSAQKSAIYTYDLKDFDKALALYNDKQYASAQLIFEYVKNNATTEEVQSDCAYYIANCAIRTNKVNADALMEKFVHDYPTSTKQNQAYIEVAQYFFEQGNYPKALQWFDKVDESYMSKSDSDKFNFQKGYSYFSAKKKKEATTYFNKVVNSADFGSQAKYYLGFMAYEGDDYKEATKYFDEVSGEEKYKEKLSYYQADMNFKLGSFQKAIDLGQKAMSKSNDLEKSELNKIIGESYFNLKQYGKAIPFLEQYAGKKGKWNNTDFYQLGYAYYEQKEYEKAISQFNKIIEGKDFVAQNAYYHLGLAYLNTGKKQEALNAFKNASEMDFNAQIQEDAALNYAKLSYEIGNAYQTVPGILLDFLKKYPNNSSRSEVEKLLVDSYISSKNYKEALLLLEKNRSAENKAAYQKVLFYRGLELYNESNYPEAGKMFKNAVSEQKTPEFTARATFWKAETEYMTDDFQNALLSYKQFAGLAAAKTTNEYKNINYNIGYAYFKQKEYDQAGNSFQAQIDNSKEDKVRLNDSYLRLGDCRFVSSKYSAANEAYSKAIEAKGVDADYAQFQKAISYGFMSKNDKKADELSNFLQMYKKSSYRDDALYELGNTYVTEKKNDQALKTYDQLISEFKNGSFTSKAILKQGLIYYNSDRDDQALVKFKKVAAEFPKTPEALEAVSTARLIYVDSGKVDEYATWVRTLDFVAVTDAELDNDTYDAAFKQYSQNNSKQAITGFTGYVSKFPKGMHALEANFYLAQLYFAEGSETKSVTNYQYVIDQPRSEFTEQSLSRLAQIFLKAKDCDQSIPVLVRLENEADFPQNKNFAQANLMKCYYDKKDYDNSVVYADKVLQNAKADANVKADAQIIVARAAMQTGNEDKAKTAYAKLSATSKGELAAEALYYDAYFKTKEGKFDASNVSVQKLAKNYSAYKYYGAKSLVLMAKNFYGLKDSYQATYILDNVINNFTDYPDVVEEAKKELSAIKLEESKTNSSITK
- a CDS encoding SH3 domain-containing protein, with product MTEVFKILETYKTQYKNPITLDKGEIVKLGEEETEEKWKGWIWADNGINGGWVPIQILEISEDNKEAKVLEYYTAKELDVDKDDEILKIKSLNGWTWARKIISNDEGWIPDEIIG